The following proteins come from a genomic window of Stigmatopora nigra isolate UIUO_SnigA chromosome 9, RoL_Snig_1.1, whole genome shotgun sequence:
- the gdf15 gene encoding inhibin beta C chain, with the protein MFRTCTLPSCLLILLAAFSSGERRPPQALDVDAHRLQLVEALKMGILNSLGMDKEPEITRGVSEPELRRMSRLYREKLRELRGNLPRAKSTSMVLFPVTARQPLGPNIQRYRAVFHKTPNIQGEAIPTRAQLKISRQIPTRASQSEASIRVGVVRAAKFSGWTPADRRHVSLLQNVRMDIKAKATKWIRTNASSLVVDVQTALSEGRPNISLELNFLRPAAARRLRRSERDDDCNEQGWCCRRSVNVSFQDIGWTDWIVAPTEYTMHLCDGACPHNYKPATMHTQIKSRLHQILQGDSPRPCCVPAAYEPMVVMYNDGRGKLKLTPFSGLIVTKCHCA; encoded by the exons ATGTTTAGGACATGTACGCTTCCCTCGTGCTTGCTTATCCTTCTGGCCGCTTTCAGTTCGGGGGAACGGAGGCCTCCACAAGCCCTGGACGTGGACGCTCACCGGCTCCAGCTAGTGGAGGCGTTGAAGATGGGAATCCTCAACTCACTGGGGATGGATAAAGAGCCCGAGATAACCCGAGGGGTGTCGGAGCCAGAGTTGAGGCGGATGTCTAGGCTGTATCGGGAGAAACTGAGGGAGCTGAGAGGAAATTTGCCCAGAGCCAAAAGCACGTCCATGGTGCTTTTTCCAGTTACAG CACGTCAACCCCTGGGGCCAAACATCCAACGGTACCGAGCCGTTTTCCACAAGACGCCAAACATCCAAGGGGAAGCCATTCCCACCAGAGCCCAACTCAAGATTTCCCGACAGATTCCGACACGAGCCAGCCAGTCTGAAGCCAGCATCCGAGTCGGGGTGGTACGGGCCGCAAAGTTCTCCGGATGGACTCCCGCCGACCGTCGCCACGTGTCGCTCTTGCAAAATGTGAGGATGGACATCAAAGCCAAGGCGACAAAGTGGATAAGAACAAATGCCTCGTCGCTAGTTGTGGACGTCCAGACGGCCTTAAGCGAAGGGCGACCCAACATCTCTCTGGAATTAAACTTCCTTCGCCCGGCAGCGGCGAGAAGGCTCCGTCGCTCGGAGCGAGACGACGACTGCAACGAGCAAGGCTGGTGCTGCCGCAGATCCGTCAACGTGTCGTTCCAAGACATTGGCTGGACCGACTGGATCGTGGCTCCCACGGAGTACACCATGCACTTGTGCGACGGCGCCTGCCCACACAACTACAAGCcggcaaccatgcacactcagatcAAGTCTCGTCTGCATCAAATCCTGCAGGGCGACTCGCCGCGGCCTTGTTGCGTGCCGGCCGCCTACGAGCCCATGGTTGTCATGTACAATGACGGCAGGGGAAAGTTGAAACTGACACCTTTTAGTGGCCTGATAGTCACTAAATGTCATTGTGCCTGA